In the Wyeomyia smithii strain HCP4-BCI-WySm-NY-G18 chromosome 2, ASM2978416v1, whole genome shotgun sequence genome, one interval contains:
- the LOC129721495 gene encoding uncharacterized protein LOC129721495 produces MNFNVFSVLNITSLLSEYLGSLSLPSFLSGLKLYDSPAATLGEDEDDAVAGSLSTTTDNLSLQQRQYLNLNILANFWCLLKETAELLWEQTVSFGSLLEFTDFQLLIGKTFLIILFVNLLLIAFYWRKYGSIITDRFIRPSTAKEIEELKLSVARLKLPKEHSPRI; encoded by the exons ATGAACTTCAATGTTTTTTCCGTGCTCAACATAACGTCACTATTATCGGAATATCTTGGTAGCCTAAGTTTACCGTCGTTTCTCTCTGGGCTGAAATTGTATGATTCGCCAGCAGCTACACTTGGCGAAGACGAAGACGACGCAGTAGCGGGATCGTTGAGCACGACTACCGATAATTTATCCTTGCAGCAGCGACAGTATTTAAATCTAAACATCCTCGCAAACTTTTGGTGCCTGTTGAAGGAGACTGCGGAACTTCTTTGGGAACAAACTGTTAGCTTTGGAAGTTTGTTGGAATTTACCGACTTTCAGCTTCTAATCGGAAAAACTTTTCTAATAATCCTTTTCGTGAATCTACTGTTGATTGCCTTCTACTGGAGAAAATACGGCAGCATTATCACCGATCGCTTTATTCGTCCCA GCACAGCAAAAGAGATTGAAGAGCTCAAGCTATCCGTGGCTCGTTTGAAACTCCCTAAAGAGCACAGCCCTCGGATCTAA
- the LOC129722815 gene encoding ribonuclease kappa, whose product MPICGPKLSLCGLIVSVWGIIQLLLMGVFYYIHSVALIEDLPLKEHYDTPQEFYAAADRAYSQNAYNCWIAACIYVLTLVVSGQQFYANSRTTVA is encoded by the exons ATGCCAATCTGCGGACCAAAACTGTCGCTATGCGGACTTATCGTGTCCGTTTGGGGAATAATCCAGCTG CTGCTGATGGGTGTCTTCTACTACATCCATAGTGTGGCATTGATCGAGGATCTTCCGCTGAAAGAGCATTACGACACACCGCAGGAATTTTATGCCGCCGCGGATCGTGCGTATAGTCAG AACGCCTACAACTGCTGGATCGCTGCCTGTATATACGTATTGACACTGGTAGTTTCCGGGCAACAATTTTACGCCAACAGCCGTACCACCGTTGCTTAA
- the LOC129721494 gene encoding UBX domain-containing protein 6, which translates to MFNPKNKLKNYFNKQKLKFGSHGSGRKLNSEAPPPPKPSSKSGSGSSSKDVYIPPERKELSAEAKAAATAALARVQSRDKKEFNTSLAAIQAQVRRELEAERKAKELAGQGTSAAGSGDNTADLPDDERKDLAVQGVYFRCPLISDEVLPRKEWKAKIKEFLYEQLENEKGLSACLIIYNCNIKEKVDACVETLIKCLENILNHPNEEKYKKIRMSNRMFCDKIKVCEGALDFLHAAGFAEIPIDDEPHLIWSEEYLEPENTLESLLDALKCSEPFHLELDRNIQVLLPSQVQKTNLPPDFFRISLEELKREQQLKSEALEQSQILKTKAMREKEELRIVSRYKFSLIRVRFPNGVYLQGTFNVYEKLSQVYEFVQSCLMHEAAEFVIVTPTGQRYVNADLDKSLFDLRLVPTIVFNFSYENESRQLTDYLKEELMLLIQSF; encoded by the coding sequence ATGTTCAATCCAAAGAATAAgttaaaaaactatttcaacAAACAGAAGCTAAAATTCGGAAGCCACGGTTCTGGCAGAAAATTGAACTCTGAAGCTCCGCCTCCTCCAAAACCATCGTCGAAATCAGGTTCCGGTTCATCGTCTAAAGATGTTTACATTCCGCCAGAGCGCAAGGAACTGTCGGCTGAGGCAAAGGCAGCTGCGACCGCAGCGTTAGCCCGCGTTCAAAGTCGAGATAAGAAGGAGTTCAACACTTCGTTGGCTGCTATTCAGGCACAAGTAAGACGCGAGCTTGAAGCTGAACGGAAAGCGAAGGAATTGGCCGGCCAGGGAACCAGTGCAGCAGGTAGTGGTGATAATACGGCAGATTTGCCCGATGATGAACGAAAGGACCTGGCCGTGCAGGGAGTGTACTTCCGGTGTCCTTTGATTAGCGATGAAGTGTTACCCCGAAAAGAGTGGAAAGCTAAGATTAAAGAATTTTTGTACGAGCAGTTGGAAAATGAAAAAGGCCTATCCGCTTGTCTCATCATCTATAACTGCAATATAAAGGAAAAAGTGGATGCATGTGTAGAAACACTTATCAAGTGTTTGGAGAATATCCTGAATCACCCGAACGAAGAGAAGTACAAGAAAATTCGCATGAGTAATCGGATGTTTTGCGATAAAATAAAAGTATGTGAAGGAGCGTTGGATTTCCTGCACGCTGCAGGTTTTGCTGAAATACCCATCGACGACGAGCCTCATTTGATTTGGTCCGAGGAATATCTGGAACCAGAAAACACCTTGGAAAGTTTGCTAGATGCCTTGAAGTGTTCGGAGCCTTTCCACCTAGAATTGGACAGAAATATTCAAGTGTTGTTACCATCGCAGGTGCAAAAAACCAACCTTCCACCTGATTTTTTCCGAATCTCTCTGGAAGAACTCAAGCGAGAACAGCAACTAAAGTCGGAAGCACTGGAGCAGTCACAGATCCTCAAAACCAAAGCTATGCGCGAAAAGGAAGAGCTTCGCATTGTGAGTCGCTACAAGTTTTCCCTAATCCGTGTTCGGTTTCCGAACGGCGTTTACCTGCAGGGAACCTTCAATGTGTATGAAAAACTGTCTCAGGTGTACGAGTTCGTACAGTCCTGCCTAATGCACGAAGCCGCCGAATTCGTAATTGTTACTCCCACCGGACAGCGATACGTGAACGCGGATTTGGACAAGTCACTGTTCGATTTGCGACTGGTTCCCACAATCGTTTTTAACTTCAGTTATGAGAACGAATCGCGTCAGCTTACGGACTATCTGAAGGAGGAGTTGATGCTGCTAATCCAATCCTTTTAA